The Streptomyces sp. NBC_00224 genome has a window encoding:
- the dxs gene encoding 1-deoxy-D-xylulose-5-phosphate synthase: MTILENVRGPHDLKALDGAQLAALSQEIRDFLIHAVARTGGHLGPNLGVVELSIALHRTFESPVDRILWDTGHQSYVHKLLTGRQDFSKLRSKGGLSGYPSRAESEHDVIENSHASTVLGWADGLAKANSILKKDAHVVAVIGDGALTGGMAWEALNNIAAARDRPLIIVVNDNERSYGPTIGGLANHLATLRTTDGYERFLAWGKQVLQQTPVVGRPLYESLHGAKKGFKDAFAPQGMFEDLGLKYLGPIDGHDIEAVESALRRAKRFHGPVLVHCLTEKGRGYQPALDDEADRFHAVAAMDPLTCEPLTPSNGPSWTSVFGKELAALGEERPDLVAITAAMLHPTGLTEFAARFPDRVWDVGIAEQHAAVSAAGLATGGLHPVVAVYATFLNRAFDQVLMDVALHKCGVTFVLDRAGVTGVDGASHNGMWDLSVLQVVPGLRIAAPRDAAQLRDQLREAVEVDDAPTVLRFPKEAVGPDLPALDRVGSMDVLRRDEDAEVLLVAVGVLAPVCLQAADLLAGRGIRCTVVDPRWVKPVDEQLAPLAERHALVAVVEDNIRTGGVGWAVGQALRDAGVDTPLRGFGIPEQFLAHAKRAEVLADIGLTPVEIAGRISGALAARQDAAAAAEKENDG, from the coding sequence GTGACGATCTTGGAGAATGTTCGGGGGCCGCACGACCTGAAGGCGCTTGACGGCGCCCAACTCGCCGCGCTGTCCCAGGAGATCAGGGATTTCCTGATCCACGCGGTGGCGCGGACCGGGGGCCATCTGGGGCCCAATCTGGGGGTGGTGGAGCTCTCCATCGCCCTCCACCGGACCTTCGAATCGCCGGTCGACCGCATCCTGTGGGACACCGGGCACCAGAGTTACGTACACAAACTGCTCACCGGGCGCCAGGACTTCTCGAAGCTGCGCTCCAAGGGCGGGCTCTCCGGCTACCCCTCGCGCGCCGAGTCCGAGCACGACGTCATCGAGAACTCGCACGCCTCGACCGTGCTCGGCTGGGCCGACGGGCTCGCCAAGGCCAACAGCATCCTGAAGAAGGACGCCCATGTCGTCGCGGTCATCGGCGACGGCGCGCTCACCGGCGGCATGGCCTGGGAGGCCCTCAACAACATCGCGGCCGCCCGGGACCGGCCGCTGATCATCGTCGTCAACGACAACGAGCGCTCCTACGGCCCGACCATCGGCGGCCTCGCCAACCATCTCGCCACCCTGCGCACCACCGACGGGTACGAGCGGTTCCTGGCCTGGGGCAAGCAGGTGCTCCAGCAGACACCGGTGGTGGGGCGGCCGCTCTACGAGTCGCTGCACGGCGCCAAGAAGGGGTTCAAGGACGCGTTCGCGCCGCAGGGCATGTTCGAGGACCTGGGGCTGAAGTACCTGGGGCCCATCGACGGGCACGACATCGAGGCCGTCGAGTCGGCGCTGCGGCGCGCCAAGCGGTTCCACGGCCCCGTCCTCGTGCACTGCCTCACCGAGAAGGGGCGCGGCTACCAGCCGGCCCTGGACGACGAGGCCGACCGCTTCCATGCCGTGGCCGCGATGGACCCGCTGACCTGCGAGCCGCTGACGCCGTCCAACGGCCCCTCCTGGACCTCGGTGTTCGGCAAGGAGCTGGCCGCGCTCGGCGAGGAGCGGCCCGACCTCGTGGCGATCACCGCCGCGATGCTCCACCCCACCGGGCTCACCGAGTTCGCCGCGCGCTTCCCGGACCGGGTCTGGGACGTGGGAATCGCCGAGCAGCACGCGGCCGTCTCGGCGGCCGGGCTCGCCACCGGCGGCCTGCACCCCGTCGTCGCCGTCTACGCCACCTTCCTCAACCGCGCCTTCGACCAGGTCCTGATGGACGTCGCCCTGCACAAGTGCGGGGTGACGTTCGTCCTGGACCGGGCCGGGGTCACCGGGGTCGACGGCGCCTCGCACAACGGCATGTGGGACCTCTCCGTCCTCCAGGTCGTGCCCGGGCTGCGGATCGCCGCCCCGCGCGACGCGGCTCAGCTGCGGGACCAGCTGCGCGAGGCGGTCGAGGTCGACGACGCCCCGACGGTGCTCCGCTTCCCCAAGGAGGCGGTCGGCCCGGACCTCCCCGCGCTGGACCGCGTCGGCTCCATGGACGTGCTGCGCCGCGACGAGGACGCCGAGGTGCTGCTCGTGGCGGTCGGCGTCCTCGCGCCTGTCTGCCTCCAGGCCGCCGACCTGCTCGCCGGGCGCGGCATCCGGTGCACGGTGGTGGACCCCCGGTGGGTCAAGCCCGTCGACGAGCAGCTGGCGCCGCTGGCCGAGCGGCACGCGCTGGTCGCGGTCGTGGAGGACAACATCCGTACCGGCGGCGTCGGCTGGGCCGTCGGGCAGGCGCTGCGGGACGCCGGGGTGGACACCCCGCTGCGCGGCTTCGGCATCCCCGAGCAGTTCCTCGCGCACGCCAAGCGCGCCGAGGTTCTCGCCGACATCGGGCTCACCCCGGTGGAGATCGCGGGACGGATCAGCGGCGCCCTTGCGGCGCGCCAGGACGCCGCCGCGGCGGCCGAGAAGGAGAACGACGGATGA